A region of the Vidua chalybeata isolate OUT-0048 chromosome 31, bVidCha1 merged haplotype, whole genome shotgun sequence genome:
AGGGACTAACCAAAGATGGGCTATAGGGGTTGAACTAGGGAAATTAGGCCAACGGGCCAATGTGGTAAGATAACTTTACATAAATCAGCATATGCCTGCAAAGATCTGTGGGTGAAGCAAGGTTCTCACCATAACCTAGAAATCTATTCTTCTTATCTGGGACCAGTCCTCCACAGCTGGGGGATTGAGGCTCTGATGGTAGGCCCCTGGGTCTCCACACCAgttcatcttccttttccttgttttcattGCAGTCTCATTCTCCTCCGTCCAGATGAAGCTGTGGATTGATGATGGCTTGCAAGAAAATAAGGAATGAGCACCTTGGGTTTTGTGAGAAATAAGCCTTCctcttcagaatttttttaagttccATAAGGGATAATTAGAGACAAATCAATAACAGCGGTGGGTGCTTGGCGATGACCAGAGGCATGCTGGTTAACCATAGCAACTCCTCTTACCTGCTTTTTCCATTGCATTGGTCAAATACATATGTATAAAGATTATACACATTCAAACATTTCTTTGAATTTGTTTACATGTTCCATGAATTCTTTAGATTGGTTCGACCCCTGACCTGCCTTTTTAGAGTACATGCAGGAATCGTGGATTGTTGTTTTGAGGGTTGTGTGTCACTTCCTCACAACAGCCCCCTGATCCCTGGTTTCAGCAGGCAACAGTTATTGACAGTCGAAGGATCACTGGCAGGGTCCTCATCACATCCGTTCCTTCAATGTTATCTGACCATGCAGACGGTTTTAGCTACTTCCACAAGTACTTTAAATCAACATTAGCTACAAATATCTCTGAGTTATTACTGTCTgttaattacaaaaataaaagcattagtTATTATTTCACAACTACAGCTACTTCTGCAAAAGTTAACATTATAATGCACAACACATAGCAcccacttaaatattttgcaaaagccAAAACTATAACGTATGTTTTTCACACTGTCCACAAACTAAAATATCATCCATGAATTATGTTCTGAGGATATGAGCTACACAGGGGCCAGGGCATTGGCCACAAAAACCTGACAAATTATACTACAGCAAAAGCAGTTACAAGTGATTACAAACTGCGCTATATCAAAATCATTGTGATTAAGAATAATTTGAAGAAGTCAAGACATAATAGCAAAAGCCAACTACTACATAGTTATaacaaactttattttatttataacaaACCCAGGGCAGGTTTTTCCCTTGCATGGAGCACTTGGGCCTTCCCCAGTCCCCTTCTGCCCTCTGGCAGAGCCGGTGGCATTTTCCACCACACAGAGTTTGTAACCAAGAGTTGGGTGCAGCCGAGAAGGCTCCAAGCGCCTCCTTCCAGGCTGACTCTGCAGATGccgaggctgctctgggctctgccagggctctgctggggctcagctctgggcGAGGCTGGGCCCACTCTCCCCTCACATTGCTCCGGGCAGCTGAgtcacagagggagaaggaagggacaCCTCAAGGGAGTTGAGTTTTAAGAGagtttttattcaaaaaaacTGCCATACCAAACAGGCTGTCATAAGAGCCATAACAAACAGGCTGTCCTAACTACCATAACCATAACTAGCACTACCATAACTAACTAGTTGTCCTAACTAATTCCTGTAACTAAAAGCTGTCCTCCACTGCTTCATCTCCTCCGCTGCTCCCTCAGTTGCTTTGCTGCGGTGATCAGAGGGGTCAGGCTGGAGAGAGGCTTGGCTGATGATAAAAATGGGTGCTGCCCAAgggataaaaaagaaagaaatgaaccGTCACTTTCCAGAGTAAATTTTCTCACAAGCTCCATGGcaacaggacaaagggaaatggtCTGAAACTCAGGAGAGGGAAGCGGGCTCAGATTAGCTCTAAGGCAGAATTTTTTAACCAGGAGAGTGGGGAAGCACTGACAGAAGGTGCCCAGAGATGTGGGAGGTGCCTCCTCCCTGGAAACATCCAAGCTCAGGtcaggcagggctctgagccACCTGACCTGCTTGAAGATGGCCCTGCTTGTTGTGGGGCACCAGGTGAAGATGACCTCAAAAGGACCCTGCCAAGACAAAGCAGGCGAGGATTCTGCTTGCTTTGCGTGTGGAATGCAGCGAGACTGGAGACTCTCAGATGGGGCCCCACAAGAAGAcccctccctggtgctgctgcttcccctgcagccacTTGGCattcacctgcagcagctcctgggcagacCAGCGCCGCTCCTCGTCCGGCTCCAGACTGCACTCGAGGAagtcccacagcagagccaaCAGGCgcctgggctcctgcagctgcggGGTCCCGTTCTGCTGGATCAGAGCACGGGCCTGCAGGAAAAAGCAAACTCAGCGCTCTGCCAGCTTCCTTCGCACCCACAAGCGCTAACATCGAGCCTGCAGGAAAAAGCAAACTCAGCGCTCTGCCAGCTTCCTTCGCACCCACAAGCGCTCACATCGAGCCCGGGTTcgcagccccagctccaggggcactctcctccctggcagagatgctgctcaGAGCTCATTTTTCTAtgccaaccaaaaaacccaaaccctggtgctgccacagccATTGTAAAGAGCTGGTGCACTTGCTTCACATTTTCAGGTCATCCTCATGGCCAGAAGAGCTGCAACAACATAAATCCCAAAGCAAATTGTTGCTGGAGACTGCAGAATATTTGTTGGTGTTGAGGCTCGagtcctctgggaattcccttCCCCATGGGCAgaagcctccagctgctgctcccagtgcagggtCACCCTGTGCTCACAGGCCTCTGCAACCACTGCAGAATTTGCCTCTTACCATGGCCCTCGTTTCCTTGAAGTAAGGAGGTTCTCCTTCCACCATCTCGATGGTCACAATGCCAAAGGACCAGATGTCCACCTTGGGGCCATAAGGAGAACTGGTGACAACTTCTGGGGCCATCCAGTGAGCAGTGCCCACCATGGACCTGCGCTGgtcctgctcagggctgagctgagcgTAGAGGCCAAAATCAGCTGAGGACAGAAACAAACACTGTCAAAGGCAGCTGGAATGAGGAAACCGAGCACAAAGACTCCCCACTCTCAGTCTGAGAATGCAGTAGTGAAGTCAGCTGGAAAAGTCCTCAGGGCTGTAGCCAAGGACAGATGGAACTGGACCCTTAAAGAAACCCTCAGTTTTCGTGCAGCAGCTTTTACTGATTCCCTTGAAGCTTTAGATTCCAACTCCTGCCCCTCTGGAAGGGCCATACCCAGAGCAAAGGCACTCCTGAcagcctgctcctctcctgagctctctgcaggggcagccgctctcagctggcagcaggggccGGGCAGTGCCCCCAGCAGCCCTTGTGGGGCTCTGGCCGTCACTGGGAAGCAGCCCCACAGCCGCAGCCCGGGAGCGCCGTGCCTGGCCAGGAACACCCACCCAGCTTGACAGAGCCATCCATTCCCAGAAGGATGTTGGAGCTCTTCAGATCTCTGTGGATCACCGGGTTCCCATGGAGGAAATCCAGGCCCTGCAGACACTGAGAGAGAACAAGAAAGACGAGGGTAAAAACCAATGGCCGGAATATATCACACAAGAAAGGACAGTTTTGAATTCTGCCAGCAGCAACTTTGCTGTGACAGGCCAGGAGTGCACTGCAGACAAGCTCCAGGCAAACGGTTCAAGGCAAAGCTGAGAACAGCACATCAAATCCAAAACAGAGAGGACCACaacagcaggaaagagaacaagaaCAGAGTAGaagtgcagtgctgctggcaggctgTTCACTGCAGAGgctctttcttctccagctcataaaaacaacagagaaacaaagccCTGAGCATGGAGCCACTCCTGTTCTCACGCCCTGTTGGGAAGGACAATCGTGTCCAAGGCATGGCAGTCACAAGCAGGATCCCTCACCTCCTGATTGACAGCTACCATCTCTCCTTCAGCCATGTGTGTCTGTCTGAGAACGTCCTGCAAAGTTCCTCCATCCATGTATTCCATAACCAGCCAGAGATCTCCATCAACAAGgaagctggaagaggaaaacaatggCATGGAGACCAATGTGCAGTGCTCAATTCCCACATGGAAAAGCCTGGAGTTTTGTTTCCAGGTCGCTTGTCAGTGAGGACAGAATCAGATTGAAAGCCattcctgccaggctgcacagcccttGGAATCTGCACAGTCTAAAGGAGGAGACACCTGTGAGAAAGGAGAGGCCTTAGATGGCAAGCGggtgaaaaatgcagtttagcAACAGCCCAGATCAATGTGGAACCACAACACTGGCCCCCAGCTGGTTCAGCTTCTGAACTCATCAGTTCCACCATTCCCTCCAGAACAAGGCAACACAACTCCCAGGGTTATCCAGGGGAGGAGGCCGTGCAG
Encoded here:
- the LOC128801750 gene encoding serine/threonine-protein kinase PAK 3-like isoform X7, which gives rise to MSLQAAIKKMSLRGQNRERAVNELLLLKDKKNPNIVNSLDSFLVDGDLWLVMEYMDGGTLQDVLRQTHMAEGEMVAVNQECLQGLDFLHGNPVIHRDLKSSNILLGMDGSVKLADFGLYAQLSPEQDQRRSMVGTAHWMAPEVVTSSPYGPKVDIWSFGIVTIEMVEGEPPYFKETRAMARALIQQNGTPQLQEPRRLLALLWDFLECSLEPDEERRWSAQELLQHPFLSSAKPLSSLTPLITAAKQLREQRRR
- the LOC128801750 gene encoding serine/threonine-protein kinase PAK 3-like isoform X1, which codes for MLDEDDGHLPVWDEDRGHPVAWEEEDGHLPAWEVDSECPLAWKDDGEPAAFWEEDGEPAVFWEEDEEPPWAWEEDTEPPSAVGSWAELADSSTALQPEGRGEWCLMQLRNSMSLAEPAEKYLEVEQIGQGAFGTVSKGLNRATGGEAAIKKMSLRGQNRERAVNELLLLKDKKNPNIVNSLDSFLVDGDLWLVMEYMDGGTLQDVLRQTHMAEGEMVAVNQECLQGLDFLHGNPVIHRDLKSSNILLGMDGSVKLADFGLYAQLSPEQDQRRSMVGTAHWMAPEVVTSSPYGPKVDIWSFGIVTIEMVEGEPPYFKETRAMARALIQQNGTPQLQEPRRLLALLWDFLECSLEPDEERRWSAQELLQHPFLSSAKPLSSLTPLITAAKQLREQRRR
- the LOC128801750 gene encoding serine/threonine-protein kinase PAK 3-like isoform X5 yields the protein MAPHVWIPSSSSFRNSMSLAEPAEKYLEVEQIGQGAFGTVSKGLNRATGGEAAIKKMSLRGQNRERAVNELLLLKDKKNPNIVNSLDSFLVDGDLWLVMEYMDGGTLQDVLRQTHMAEGEMVAVNQECLQGLDFLHGNPVIHRDLKSSNILLGMDGSVKLADFGLYAQLSPEQDQRRSMVGTAHWMAPEVVTSSPYGPKVDIWSFGIVTIEMVEGEPPYFKETRAMARALIQQNGTPQLQEPRRLLALLWDFLECSLEPDEERRWSAQELLQHPFLSSAKPLSSLTPLITAAKQLREQRRR
- the LOC128801750 gene encoding serine/threonine-protein kinase PAK 3-like isoform X6, whose product is MSLAEPAEKYLEVEQIGQGAFGTVSKGLNRATGGEAAIKKMSLRGQNRERAVNELLLLKDKKNPNIVNSLDSFLVDGDLWLVMEYMDGGTLQDVLRQTHMAEGEMVAVNQECLQGLDFLHGNPVIHRDLKSSNILLGMDGSVKLADFGLYAQLSPEQDQRRSMVGTAHWMAPEVVTSSPYGPKVDIWSFGIVTIEMVEGEPPYFKETRAMARALIQQNGTPQLQEPRRLLALLWDFLECSLEPDEERRWSAQELLQHPFLSSAKPLSSLTPLITAAKQLREQRRR
- the LOC128801750 gene encoding serine/threonine-protein kinase PAK 3-like isoform X2: MLSRGCLAPWHFPPQAVFFLTASGSCSLFPCRAPHVWIPSSSSFRNSMSLAEPAEKYLEVEQIGQGAFGTVSKGLNRATGGEAAIKKMSLRGQNRERAVNELLLLKDKKNPNIVNSLDSFLVDGDLWLVMEYMDGGTLQDVLRQTHMAEGEMVAVNQECLQGLDFLHGNPVIHRDLKSSNILLGMDGSVKLADFGLYAQLSPEQDQRRSMVGTAHWMAPEVVTSSPYGPKVDIWSFGIVTIEMVEGEPPYFKETRAMARALIQQNGTPQLQEPRRLLALLWDFLECSLEPDEERRWSAQELLQHPFLSSAKPLSSLTPLITAAKQLREQRRR
- the LOC128801750 gene encoding serine/threonine-protein kinase PAK 3-like isoform X4; protein product: MTKMFFSPGWAPHVWIPSSSSFRNSMSLAEPAEKYLEVEQIGQGAFGTVSKGLNRATGGEAAIKKMSLRGQNRERAVNELLLLKDKKNPNIVNSLDSFLVDGDLWLVMEYMDGGTLQDVLRQTHMAEGEMVAVNQECLQGLDFLHGNPVIHRDLKSSNILLGMDGSVKLADFGLYAQLSPEQDQRRSMVGTAHWMAPEVVTSSPYGPKVDIWSFGIVTIEMVEGEPPYFKETRAMARALIQQNGTPQLQEPRRLLALLWDFLECSLEPDEERRWSAQELLQHPFLSSAKPLSSLTPLITAAKQLREQRRR